Proteins encoded by one window of Sulfurospirillum barnesii SES-3:
- a CDS encoding cytochrome-c peroxidase, producing the protein MQISKVIGLCALSATVVFGASSLVQKVKDNGIEAIPTSQLEILKLIDDPKDPITDAKVELGKKLYFDPRMSKSSLISCNTCHNLALGGVDGIAAAIGHGWTANPAHLNSPTVYNSVFFKAQFWDGRSPHLADQAQGPVQAGPEMAAPPKLVEERINSIPEYVNAFKVAYGDSVKITFEKITDTIATFEKTLITPSRFDDFMNGNENALSKAEKEGLEVFMDKGCAACHNGIALGGTMQPFQIAAKYKFASLGGFQGDKDGMVKTPTLRNISETAPYYHNGAIWTLKEAIQEMGSTQLGISISDAESAKIETFLKALKGRKPTIVYPELPESTAKTPKPDAKL; encoded by the coding sequence ATGCAAATTTCTAAGGTTATTGGTCTTTGTGCACTCAGTGCAACGGTTGTTTTTGGTGCAAGTAGTTTGGTTCAAAAGGTAAAGGATAATGGCATTGAAGCCATTCCAACGAGTCAATTGGAGATTCTTAAACTGATTGATGACCCCAAAGATCCTATAACAGATGCAAAGGTAGAATTGGGCAAAAAACTCTACTTTGACCCTAGAATGTCAAAAAGTTCCTTAATTAGCTGTAATACCTGTCATAATTTAGCTTTGGGTGGGGTCGATGGCATTGCTGCAGCCATTGGACATGGTTGGACAGCCAATCCAGCACACCTGAACTCTCCAACAGTCTATAACTCTGTTTTCTTTAAAGCACAATTTTGGGATGGTAGAAGTCCCCATTTAGCGGATCAAGCACAAGGCCCCGTTCAAGCAGGTCCTGAGATGGCTGCACCTCCAAAATTGGTAGAAGAGCGTATCAATTCTATTCCAGAATATGTGAATGCTTTTAAAGTTGCTTACGGTGATAGCGTTAAAATTACTTTCGAGAAAATTACGGATACGATCGCAACATTTGAAAAAACGCTTATTACGCCCTCACGTTTTGATGATTTTATGAATGGGAACGAGAATGCGCTTTCAAAAGCAGAAAAAGAGGGCTTAGAGGTTTTTATGGATAAAGGATGTGCTGCATGTCACAACGGTATTGCCTTAGGGGGCACGATGCAACCATTTCAAATTGCTGCAAAATATAAATTTGCTTCTTTAGGAGGCTTTCAAGGGGATAAAGATGGTATGGTTAAAACCCCAACGCTTCGAAACATTAGCGAAACAGCACCGTATTATCACAATGGAGCCATTTGGACACTTAAAGAAGCCATTCAAGAGATGGGAAGTACACAACTTGGTATTAGTATTAGCGATGCAGAGAGTGCAAAAATTGAAACCTTCTTAAAGGCATTAAAAGGAAGAAAACCTACGATTGTCTATCCAGAATTGCCTGAAAGTACTGCAAAAACGCCAAAGCCTGACGCTAAGCTCTAA
- the nadD gene encoding nicotinate (nicotinamide) nucleotide adenylyltransferase: MNIAIFGGSFDPPHSGHESIVTKALEVLDIDKLLIVTTFLSPFKDSFCAPAPLRQSWLAKMFKGMEKVEIFSYECDQKRQVPTIETVLHVKSLYPTAKLYLIVGSDSYASLPKWNRYEELCTLVEFVVAPRGAFIPPKDLKILPIHVNISSSKLRSFLDKRFIPKAIENEVIAFYTRNPMDNRIERIITALSDKKAEDIQVFDMSGKDYFVNTVVIASTMGERHGLSLLDHLKTELKGAGENFLNVDADDNWTVIDMGDMLIHLMTPQYRQKYNLELFLKEREEEMKKIRGVE; this comes from the coding sequence TTGAACATTGCTATTTTTGGAGGTTCGTTCGACCCTCCGCATTCTGGGCATGAGTCCATCGTTACAAAAGCCCTTGAAGTCTTAGATATTGACAAATTATTAATTGTAACAACCTTTTTAAGCCCATTTAAAGATAGCTTTTGTGCCCCAGCCCCTTTGCGCCAAAGCTGGCTTGCAAAAATGTTTAAAGGCATGGAAAAAGTAGAAATTTTTTCCTATGAATGTGACCAAAAAAGGCAAGTTCCAACCATTGAAACCGTTTTACATGTAAAGAGTCTCTATCCAACAGCAAAGCTTTATCTCATTGTTGGTAGTGATTCGTATGCAAGCCTTCCTAAATGGAACCGTTATGAAGAGCTTTGTACACTTGTTGAATTTGTTGTCGCACCAAGAGGGGCATTTATACCGCCAAAAGACTTGAAAATTTTGCCAATTCATGTTAATATCAGCTCTTCAAAGCTACGCTCCTTTTTAGACAAACGCTTTATTCCAAAAGCCATCGAAAATGAAGTGATAGCCTTTTACACAAGGAATCCAATGGATAATAGAATTGAGAGAATTATCACGGCTTTAAGCGATAAAAAAGCAGAAGATATTCAAGTTTTTGATATGAGTGGCAAAGATTATTTTGTTAATACTGTTGTGATTGCAAGCACAATGGGTGAGCGACACGGGCTTTCACTCTTAGACCACCTTAAGACAGAACTTAAAGGTGCGGGTGAGAATTTCTTAAATGTAGACGCCGATGATAACTGGACGGTCATTGATATGGGAGACATGCTCATCCACCTTATGACACCACAATACCGCCAAAAATACAACTTAGAACTCTTCTTAAAAGAGAGAGAAGAAGAAATGAAAAAAATACGAGGCGTTGAGTAA
- the gap gene encoding type I glyceraldehyde-3-phosphate dehydrogenase produces the protein MALKIAINGFGRIGRCVARIIDSREDVELVCVNDTADRATTKQLLKYDSVHGVFAGHVELLENDYMQMGKSKVKMFSTRDPKELNFADYGVDVVLECTGALLTQKDTQVFIDNGIKKVILSAPAKDDTPTFVIGVNEDKYAGQAIISNASCTTNCLGPVAKILDDAFGIDKGLMTTVHSYTNDQNILDVKHRKNDLRRSRAAAVNMIPTTTGAAKAIGLVLPHLKGRLHGQSVRVPTPNVSMVDLNVVVKKATTKEEVNAILSEKAQGALKGILEVDVEQRVSQDFLSTSWSSIVAVDLTQVICGDMIKVMAWYDNEWGYSTRLVDMALHISK, from the coding sequence ATGGCACTCAAAATTGCTATAAATGGATTTGGTCGCATTGGAAGATGCGTTGCAAGAATTATTGATTCAAGAGAGGATGTTGAGTTGGTATGTGTCAACGATACAGCAGATCGTGCTACCACAAAACAGTTACTTAAATACGACAGCGTGCATGGTGTTTTCGCTGGGCACGTTGAGTTGCTTGAGAATGATTATATGCAAATGGGAAAATCAAAAGTTAAAATGTTTTCTACCCGTGATCCAAAAGAGCTTAATTTTGCAGATTATGGTGTGGATGTTGTTTTGGAGTGTACGGGTGCACTTTTAACACAAAAAGATACACAAGTTTTTATTGATAATGGCATTAAAAAAGTGATTCTCTCAGCACCTGCAAAAGATGATACTCCAACTTTTGTCATTGGGGTAAATGAAGATAAATACGCAGGTCAAGCGATTATCTCAAATGCGAGTTGTACCACAAACTGTTTAGGACCTGTGGCAAAAATTTTAGACGATGCGTTTGGCATTGACAAGGGCTTAATGACAACCGTTCACTCCTATACCAATGATCAAAATATTTTAGATGTAAAACACCGTAAAAATGATTTACGTCGTTCACGTGCGGCGGCGGTTAATATGATTCCTACGACCACAGGTGCAGCCAAAGCGATTGGGTTAGTCTTGCCTCATTTAAAAGGCAGATTGCACGGTCAAAGTGTGCGTGTTCCAACACCGAATGTTTCTATGGTAGATTTAAATGTCGTAGTAAAAAAAGCAACCACCAAAGAAGAGGTCAATGCAATTTTGAGCGAAAAAGCACAAGGCGCATTAAAAGGTATTTTGGAAGTGGATGTTGAGCAAAGAGTATCTCAAGATTTTCTCTCTACTTCATGGAGTTCCATTGTTGCAGTGGATTTAACCCAAGTGATTTGTGGTGATATGATTAAAGTAATGGCATGGTATGACAATGAGTGGGGCTATTCAACCCGTTTGGTTGATATGGCATTGCACATTAGCAAATAA
- a CDS encoding phosphoglycerate kinase, producing the protein MIRSIRDLDIAGKKVFIRCDFNVPLDEFTNITDDRRVRSAIPTIRYCLDHGCSIILASHLGRPKGAVEEKYSLSPVQMRLKRLLDKEVILSSDVIGKDATEKAATLQAGEILLLENLRFHKGETSNDEAFAKALADMADVYINDAFGVCHRAHASVEAITHYFNEKTSAAGFLLQKEIEFSRNLLRRPTRPFVAVVGGSKVSGKLQALVNLLPRVDKLVIGGGMAFTFLKAQGLDIGNSIVEDDLLDEANRVMEEAKRLGVKIYLPVDVVAAQTCSQDATIKFVTVQEIPKGWMGLDIGPATSRLFREALADAQTILWNGPMGVFELEKFSKGSFKMSHVIAEAHATTVVGGGDTADVVARAGDADEMTFISTGGGASLELIEGKELPGVKVLAKSENV; encoded by the coding sequence ATGATTCGCTCGATTCGCGATCTTGATATTGCAGGAAAAAAAGTTTTTATTCGTTGTGATTTTAATGTCCCTTTAGATGAGTTCACTAATATTACGGATGATAGACGTGTACGCTCCGCTATTCCTACGATTCGTTACTGTTTGGACCATGGCTGTTCTATTATTCTTGCAAGCCATTTAGGTCGCCCTAAGGGTGCTGTGGAGGAAAAATATTCACTCTCTCCTGTTCAAATGCGACTCAAACGTCTTTTGGATAAAGAGGTGATTTTAAGTTCTGATGTTATTGGGAAAGATGCAACAGAAAAGGCTGCCACATTGCAAGCAGGTGAAATTTTGCTCTTAGAAAATCTACGTTTTCATAAGGGCGAAACGAGCAATGATGAAGCATTTGCTAAAGCGTTAGCTGATATGGCGGATGTGTACATTAACGATGCGTTTGGTGTGTGTCATAGAGCCCATGCATCGGTTGAAGCGATTACGCACTATTTCAATGAAAAAACATCGGCTGCTGGATTTTTGCTCCAGAAAGAGATAGAGTTTTCACGCAATTTACTTCGTCGCCCAACACGTCCGTTTGTTGCCGTTGTGGGTGGGAGTAAAGTGAGTGGTAAGCTTCAAGCTTTGGTCAATTTATTGCCTCGTGTGGATAAACTGGTGATTGGTGGGGGTATGGCATTTACCTTTTTAAAAGCGCAAGGGCTGGATATTGGAAATTCCATCGTTGAAGATGATTTACTTGATGAAGCCAATCGTGTGATGGAAGAAGCAAAGCGTTTGGGCGTTAAAATTTATTTGCCAGTGGATGTCGTGGCGGCACAAACCTGCTCACAAGATGCAACCATTAAGTTTGTGACTGTTCAAGAGATTCCTAAAGGATGGATGGGGCTTGATATTGGACCTGCAACCTCTCGTCTTTTTAGAGAAGCCCTAGCAGATGCCCAGACCATTTTGTGGAATGGTCCAATGGGTGTGTTTGAGTTAGAAAAATTCTCTAAGGGAAGCTTTAAAATGTCCCATGTCATTGCAGAAGCGCATGCCACAACCGTTGTGGGTGGTGGTGATACCGCTGATGTGGTTGCACGTGCGGGGGATGCCGATGAGATGACATTTATCTCTACAGGTGGTGGAGCAAGTTTAGAGTTAATCGAAGGAAAAGAACTTCCTGGTGTTAAAGTCCTAGCAAAAAGTGAGAATGTATAA
- a CDS encoding triose-phosphate isomerase, with amino-acid sequence MMIASNFKTNYTRATAEVFIKTVQAFLVQTHNEQEVRIFAPFTALNRFDEVKNLKVGVQNFYPVQNGSFTGEIGFEQLEEFGIESVLIGHSERRHILKESHALIAQKYDFAKARDAEIIYCVGEPAEVRMQGIDAVMSYLWEQFEGIDVHYEKLIIAYEPVWAIGTGLSAHLDDIKEVLERLREKLSKPLLYGGSVKVENIESILHVKACDGVLVGTASWNEEAFCEMIRIADSVKK; translated from the coding sequence ATGATGATTGCTTCAAATTTCAAAACAAATTACACACGTGCCACAGCAGAGGTGTTTATTAAAACGGTTCAGGCATTTCTTGTGCAGACACACAATGAGCAAGAAGTTCGCATTTTTGCTCCTTTTACCGCATTGAATCGTTTTGATGAGGTCAAAAATCTTAAAGTCGGTGTGCAAAATTTTTACCCTGTGCAAAATGGCTCTTTTACAGGAGAAATTGGTTTTGAACAGCTAGAAGAGTTTGGGATTGAGAGCGTTTTAATTGGGCACAGTGAACGTCGTCATATTTTAAAAGAATCCCATGCGTTGATTGCGCAAAAGTATGATTTTGCAAAAGCCAGAGATGCAGAAATTATTTACTGCGTGGGTGAACCTGCTGAGGTTCGCATGCAAGGCATTGATGCAGTGATGAGCTATTTGTGGGAGCAATTTGAGGGAATTGATGTTCATTATGAGAAGTTGATTATTGCGTATGAGCCTGTTTGGGCGATTGGTACAGGACTGAGCGCACATTTAGATGATATTAAAGAAGTCTTAGAACGCTTACGTGAAAAGCTTTCCAAACCACTGTTATATGGGGGCAGTGTCAAAGTAGAAAATATCGAATCTATTTTACATGTAAAGGCGTGCGATGGCGTTTTAGTTGGGACTGCAAGTTGGAATGAAGAAGCCTTTTGCGAGATGATTCGCATTGCTGATAGTGTCAAAAAATAA
- the fabI gene encoding enoyl-ACP reductase FabI, whose protein sequence is MVMKGKKGLIVGIANNKSIAYGIAKACREQGAELAFTYLNEQLEKRVRPIAEEFGCDKVYELDINNPAHLEALTASLEKDFGKIDFVVHSVAFAPKEALSGKFVDTTKEAFDIALGTSAYSLVSLTRACLPVLNDNGSVLTLSYLGGPRYVPHYNVMGVAKAALESCVRYLAVDLGSRGIRVNAISAGPIKTLAASGIGDFRMILNWNEVNAPLRKNVTTDEVGNSGMYLLSDLSSGVSGEIHYVDAGYNIMGMGMDEIDEEGHTVLAWDKQK, encoded by the coding sequence ATGGTTATGAAAGGTAAAAAAGGGCTTATTGTCGGAATTGCGAATAATAAATCGATTGCGTATGGTATTGCTAAGGCGTGCAGGGAACAAGGTGCTGAATTGGCATTTACGTATTTAAATGAACAGTTAGAAAAACGGGTACGTCCTATTGCTGAGGAGTTTGGTTGCGATAAAGTGTATGAGCTTGATATTAACAATCCAGCTCATTTGGAAGCCTTGACTGCTTCTTTAGAAAAAGATTTTGGAAAGATTGACTTTGTCGTTCATTCGGTTGCCTTTGCTCCTAAAGAAGCACTCAGTGGTAAGTTTGTTGATACCACAAAAGAGGCGTTTGACATTGCCCTTGGAACCTCTGCTTATTCACTGGTTTCATTGACACGTGCGTGTTTGCCTGTTTTAAACGATAACGGTTCTGTCTTGACCTTATCGTATTTGGGTGGTCCTCGTTATGTTCCTCATTACAATGTAATGGGTGTAGCAAAAGCAGCACTTGAGTCGTGTGTACGCTATCTTGCGGTTGATTTAGGAAGCCGTGGTATTCGTGTGAATGCGATTAGTGCGGGGCCTATTAAAACCTTAGCAGCAAGTGGTATAGGCGATTTTAGAATGATTTTAAATTGGAATGAAGTCAACGCTCCGCTTCGTAAAAATGTTACAACAGATGAAGTTGGAAACAGTGGTATGTATTTGCTCAGCGACCTCTCCAGTGGGGTAAGTGGCGAAATTCATTATGTGGATGCTGGGTACAATATTATGGGTATGGGTATGGACGAGATAGATGAAGAGGGGCATACCGTTCTTGCTTGGGATAAGCAAAAATAA
- a CDS encoding ABC transporter permease, whose amino-acid sequence MKLVLQKISYVVLMLSLISLISFGAIHLAPNSFFASGELNPNITPEALEQLKAIYGLDQSLWMQFFSWFKAILHLDFGISFASGKLVRDEILARLPITLFMNIISMVCVFVLALYWGIKSAMRQTSLYDKTLKQFALISYAMPSFYLALLLVIFFAVEWKIFPISGLHSQGMPYVGWRYMLDTAWHLVLPIFVMVFGGLGSLILYVRSLTLNILKSDYIFFAKSRGIEGRDLLIRFILPNLSPPLITMLGLSLPGLIGGSVILESIFAINGMGLLFYQSALSRDYPVIMGILIISSFLTLIGNIVADLVLTKLNPHFKRRAV is encoded by the coding sequence ATGAAGCTTGTGCTACAAAAAATTTCGTATGTAGTGCTAATGTTGTCTCTGATTTCACTGATTTCTTTTGGAGCGATTCATTTGGCTCCAAACTCTTTTTTTGCCAGCGGTGAATTAAATCCTAATATCACCCCTGAAGCGTTAGAGCAACTCAAGGCTATTTATGGACTGGATCAGTCCTTATGGATGCAGTTTTTCTCTTGGTTTAAAGCAATCCTACACCTTGATTTTGGTATCTCTTTTGCCAGTGGAAAATTGGTACGGGATGAGATTTTAGCACGCTTGCCTATTACTCTTTTTATGAATATCATCAGTATGGTGTGTGTCTTTGTATTAGCGCTTTATTGGGGTATAAAATCGGCGATGAGGCAAACAAGCTTGTATGATAAAACACTCAAACAATTTGCCCTGATCAGTTATGCGATGCCCTCTTTTTATCTTGCTTTGTTGTTGGTCATTTTTTTTGCGGTTGAGTGGAAAATTTTTCCCATTTCTGGGTTGCATTCTCAAGGAATGCCTTATGTTGGTTGGCGCTATATGCTAGATACAGCGTGGCACTTAGTGTTGCCTATTTTTGTGATGGTCTTTGGTGGCCTTGGTAGTTTGATATTGTATGTAAGAAGTTTGACACTCAATATTTTAAAGAGTGACTACATCTTTTTTGCAAAAAGCAGAGGTATTGAGGGAAGAGACCTTTTAATACGCTTTATTCTTCCCAATCTCTCACCGCCTCTTATTACAATGTTGGGGCTTTCTTTGCCAGGACTTATTGGGGGAAGCGTTATTTTAGAGTCTATTTTTGCCATTAATGGTATGGGACTTTTATTTTATCAAAGTGCACTCAGTCGAGATTATCCTGTTATTATGGGTATATTGATAATCTCTTCATTTTTAACCTTGATCGGTAATATAGTTGCTGATTTGGTGTTAACAAAACTTAATCCACATTTTAAAAGGAGAGCCGTATGA
- the nusA gene encoding transcription termination factor NusA — translation MEKIVDIIESIAHEKGLDINEVRNTVTLALVKTAKKIYGAEYEYGAEIDPATKALKLYQKVIVVSPEDERLLEGNENFIAIKEAKEVDPDVELGDELTYELPLDNLGRTAAATLQRELEYHIQRLLENNIFDKYQKLVGKTVFGSVVRIDNDENTYIEIDEIRAVLPRKNRIKGEKFKVGNVVKSVIRKVLIDKSQGMYVELSRTSPKFLESLLELEVPEIKDGLIKIMGSARIPGDRAKISLMSLHPNVDAVGATVGTKGVRINAVSKELHNENIDCIEFSSIPEIFISRALSPAIISNVKIQNGKALVTLPSDQKSKAIGKNGINIRLTSMLTGFEIELIESGSASASTEASSDEQSSERDPNALKNLFGGL, via the coding sequence ATGGAAAAAATTGTAGATATTATAGAATCTATTGCTCACGAAAAAGGGCTGGATATTAACGAAGTTCGCAACACCGTTACTCTAGCATTGGTAAAAACTGCTAAAAAAATTTATGGGGCAGAGTATGAATATGGCGCAGAAATTGACCCTGCCACGAAAGCACTTAAACTGTATCAAAAAGTCATTGTTGTAAGCCCTGAAGATGAGCGTTTGCTTGAAGGAAATGAAAATTTTATTGCCATTAAAGAAGCCAAAGAGGTAGACCCTGATGTTGAGCTTGGCGATGAACTGACCTATGAACTTCCTTTGGACAATCTAGGAAGAACCGCAGCAGCAACCCTCCAACGAGAGTTAGAGTACCATATTCAACGCTTATTGGAAAATAATATTTTTGATAAATACCAAAAATTGGTTGGCAAAACCGTCTTTGGAAGTGTTGTTAGAATTGATAACGATGAAAATACCTATATTGAAATTGATGAAATCAGAGCTGTATTGCCTCGTAAAAATCGTATTAAAGGTGAAAAATTTAAAGTTGGTAATGTCGTCAAATCTGTGATTCGTAAAGTCTTAATTGACAAATCACAAGGCATGTACGTAGAACTTTCACGCACTAGCCCAAAATTTTTAGAATCTCTTTTAGAGCTAGAAGTACCTGAAATTAAAGATGGTCTTATTAAGATTATGGGGAGTGCTCGTATTCCAGGGGATCGTGCTAAAATTTCTCTGATGTCATTGCACCCTAATGTTGATGCTGTTGGAGCAACCGTTGGAACCAAAGGCGTAAGAATTAATGCAGTGAGTAAAGAGTTACACAATGAAAATATTGACTGTATTGAGTTTTCCAGCATTCCTGAAATTTTTATTTCTCGTGCGCTCAGCCCTGCAATTATTTCTAATGTCAAAATTCAAAATGGTAAGGCATTGGTAACCCTTCCAAGTGACCAAAAGTCAAAAGCGATTGGCAAAAATGGGATTAACATCCGTCTGACCTCAATGCTTACAGGATTTGAGATTGAATTGATTGAATCGGGAAGTGCTTCGGCATCAACAGAAGCGTCTTCTGATGAACAATCTTCAGAGCGTGATCCTAACGCACTTAAAAACCTTTTTGGTGGTCTTTAA
- a CDS encoding HP0268 family nuclease: MEIKLARNEINGKPKTITLEKITEIMEKEGQKIFYFDKENSHKDLVALVELFETKGFSVYLRDIKYGLGEGDYMYEVHIL; encoded by the coding sequence ATGGAAATTAAATTAGCAAGAAATGAAATCAATGGAAAACCAAAGACAATTACGCTGGAGAAAATAACTGAAATTATGGAAAAAGAGGGGCAGAAGATTTTCTATTTTGATAAAGAAAATTCTCACAAAGACCTTGTTGCTTTAGTCGAATTGTTTGAAACGAAAGGGTTTAGTGTTTACCTTCGTGATATTAAGTACGGTTTGGGTGAGGGTGATTACATGTACGAAGTACACATTTTATAA
- the miaB gene encoding tRNA (N6-isopentenyl adenosine(37)-C2)-methylthiotransferase MiaB, which produces MAIKEEKKLYIETLGCAMNVRDSEHIIAELGDKENYVITSNLQEADLILVNTCSVREKPVSKLFSEIGKYNLQKKEGAKIGVCGCTASHLGKEIFRRAPYVNFVIGARNVSKISTAVNTEKFLSVDIDYDESDYAFGEYRNNLYKAYVNISIGCDKQCTYCIVPHTRGDEISIPSELIVKEAQKAAQKGAKEIFLLGQNVNNYGRRFSSSSHETMDFSDLLNRVSEIQEVERIRFTSPHPLHMDDKFLETFASNPKVCKSMHMPLQSGSTHILTQMKRGYTKEWFLNRALKLRAMIPDVSISTDIIVGFPGESEADFEETMDVIRQVKFEQIFAFKYSPRPLTKAAEFTNQVDVEIAAQRLERLQSLQDEILDEISERKRDKVYAVYIDELRNSGFLAGRTDNNALVQIKGDEELLGQTINIKITNPKRLSLYGERVL; this is translated from the coding sequence TTGGCTATTAAAGAAGAAAAGAAGCTTTATATTGAAACCTTAGGGTGTGCAATGAATGTACGTGATTCGGAGCACATTATTGCAGAACTTGGTGATAAAGAAAATTATGTAATAACAAGTAACCTGCAAGAGGCTGATCTTATTTTGGTCAATACCTGTAGTGTACGAGAAAAACCTGTCAGTAAGCTTTTTTCTGAGATTGGCAAATACAATCTTCAGAAAAAAGAGGGAGCAAAAATTGGCGTTTGTGGGTGTACTGCAAGTCATTTGGGCAAAGAGATTTTTAGGCGAGCGCCGTATGTAAATTTTGTGATTGGCGCACGTAACGTCTCTAAAATTTCCACAGCCGTGAATACGGAAAAATTTTTAAGTGTTGATATTGACTACGACGAGAGTGATTATGCTTTTGGAGAGTATCGTAATAATCTTTATAAAGCGTACGTGAATATTTCTATTGGATGTGATAAACAATGCACCTACTGCATTGTGCCTCATACCAGAGGTGATGAGATTTCAATTCCCTCTGAATTGATTGTAAAAGAAGCACAAAAAGCAGCTCAAAAGGGTGCAAAAGAGATTTTTCTACTCGGTCAAAATGTCAATAACTATGGGAGACGCTTTAGTTCAAGTAGCCATGAAACAATGGACTTTTCAGATTTACTCAATCGTGTCAGTGAGATTCAAGAGGTAGAGCGGATTCGTTTTACTTCTCCGCATCCTTTGCATATGGATGATAAATTTCTTGAAACATTTGCCAGCAATCCCAAAGTATGCAAATCAATGCATATGCCACTTCAAAGCGGTTCCACTCATATTTTAACGCAAATGAAGCGGGGCTACACGAAAGAGTGGTTTCTAAACAGAGCCTTAAAACTTCGAGCGATGATTCCTGATGTTTCGATTAGCACGGATATTATCGTTGGTTTTCCAGGGGAGAGTGAAGCTGATTTTGAAGAGACGATGGATGTCATTCGTCAGGTGAAATTTGAGCAAATTTTTGCATTTAAATATTCACCTCGTCCTCTTACCAAAGCAGCAGAATTTACCAATCAAGTAGATGTAGAGATTGCAGCACAACGTTTGGAGCGCTTACAAAGTCTTCAAGATGAGATTTTAGATGAGATTTCTGAGCGTAAAAGAGATAAGGTTTATGCCGTTTATATTGATGAACTTCGCAACAGTGGTTTTTTAGCAGGACGAACCGATAATAATGCCTTGGTGCAAATCAAGGGTGATGAGGAGTTGTTGGGTCAAACGATTAACATAAAAATCACGAATCCTAAGAGACTCTCTTTGTATGGCGAACGTGTTCTCTAA
- a CDS encoding lysophospholipid acyltransferase family protein yields MWCIPPLVYCFVKILFFTCKKRFHIGINGSHTPSIYAIWHGELLMAAMAYTSYSKRVHIDTIVSQHFDGDLVAKLMRLFGGGTIRGSSSKGGILALRYALKALQMGRDIGITPDGPRGPRHSVADGAAALARMKQVPIITMHCKPSSSWQMRSWDRFCIPKPFCTLDFYYSDPFYVHELSLDEAKALIQKRLLEPIDV; encoded by the coding sequence GTGTGGTGTATCCCCCCATTGGTTTACTGCTTTGTTAAAATACTTTTCTTTACATGTAAAAAAAGATTTCATATTGGTATTAATGGTTCGCATACGCCAAGTATTTATGCTATTTGGCATGGTGAACTTTTAATGGCGGCGATGGCTTATACGTCGTATTCTAAACGTGTGCATATTGATACCATCGTGAGTCAACATTTTGATGGTGATTTGGTGGCAAAATTGATGCGTTTATTTGGAGGTGGTACGATTCGGGGGAGTTCTTCTAAAGGAGGAATTTTGGCATTGCGTTATGCTTTAAAAGCGCTTCAGATGGGGCGTGATATTGGGATTACGCCTGATGGTCCACGTGGTCCTAGGCACAGTGTTGCCGATGGGGCGGCCGCTTTGGCTCGCATGAAACAGGTTCCTATTATTACGATGCATTGCAAACCCTCTTCGTCATGGCAGATGAGAAGCTGGGATCGTTTTTGTATTCCAAAGCCTTTTTGTACCTTAGATTTTTATTACAGTGACCCTTTTTATGTGCATGAACTTTCTTTGGATGAAGCAAAAGCTTTGATACAAAAGAGACTTTTAGAACCAATAGACGTATAA